CCCAGGAAGTGGCGGACCAGGGTGGACTTCCCGGTGCCGGCCTTACCGGTGAGGAAGAGGTTCTGCCCGCCCTCGAGCATCTCCAGGGCGCGGGTGAACTCCTCGGTGAGGACGAGCCCGGACCGGCTCACCGCTCGTACCGGAGCGCGAGCGAGACGGCCACCACATCACCCTCGCCGACGCCCTCGGCTCGCTGGACCGCCACCTTCACCGGGAGCAGGTAGCGGCCTTGCCTCGGGAACAGCGCCGTGGTGAAGGTGGTCGCGCCGATGGTCGCCTCGACGGCCACCTGCCCCCAGTACTCCAGGCCCTGGGCGGCGGCCTTGATGTCCGCGGAGAGGTCGGGGTCGATATCGACGA
Above is a window of Ruania suaedae DNA encoding:
- a CDS encoding DUF1905 domain-containing protein, producing MDWDFEGEIIAWRGPAPFLFVDIDPDLSADIKAAAQGLEYWGQVAVEATIGATTFTTALFPRQGRYLLPVKVAVQRAEGVGEGDVVAVSLALRYER